A window of Patescibacteria group bacterium contains these coding sequences:
- a CDS encoding 50S ribosomal protein L35, whose translation MGKLKTFKALTKRVKITKSGKIIARAKGQDHFNTTESGNKTRNKRRDKSLSKSISKNMKKYL comes from the coding sequence ATGGGAAAATTAAAAACTTTCAAAGCTCTAACAAAAAGAGTTAAAATTACAAAAAGCGGAAAAATAATAGCAAGAGCAAAAGGACAAGATCATTTCAATACAACAGAAAGTGGAAATAAAACAAGAAATAAAAGAAGAGACAAGTCCCTAAGTAAATCTATTAGCAAAAATATGAAAAAATATTTATAA
- the infC gene encoding translation initiation factor IF-3, giving the protein MQYPSSPPYNFVNHKYIGKKNPYKKNKFEKKYKANYQIKALQVFVIGENGEQLGLMDIRNAISKAQDAELDLVEVSPNIEPPVCKILDYGQFQYDKSKKQKSVSPKKVLTKIIRLSFKIGQHDLDVKKKQVEKFLGQKHKVRVELNLKGREKQHTDLAKEVVEKLLSEIKDKIVMEQELKILGGKISIIIKSK; this is encoded by the coding sequence GTGCAATACCCCTCATCTCCACCATATAATTTTGTTAATCACAAATATATAGGAAAAAAAAATCCATACAAAAAGAATAAATTTGAAAAAAAATATAAAGCTAATTATCAAATAAAAGCTCTTCAAGTTTTTGTTATAGGAGAAAATGGCGAACAATTAGGTTTAATGGATATTAGAAATGCTATATCGAAGGCACAAGATGCTGAATTAGATTTAGTAGAAGTTTCACCTAATATAGAACCCCCTGTTTGCAAAATATTAGACTATGGACAATTTCAATACGATAAATCAAAAAAACAAAAAAGCGTATCACCAAAAAAAGTTTTAACAAAAATAATAAGATTATCATTTAAAATAGGTCAACATGACTTGGATGTAAAAAAGAAACAGGTAGAAAAATTTCTAGGTCAAAAACATAAAGTAAGAGTTGAATTAAATCTAAAAGGAAGAGAAAAACAACATACAGATCTTGCAAAAGAAGTAGTGGAAAAATTATTATCAGAAATAAAAGATAAAATAGTAATGGAACAAGAACTCAAAATACTAGGTGGAAAAATATCAATAATTATAAAATCTAAATAA
- the smpB gene encoding SsrA-binding protein SmpB, translating to MEKFISKNKKIEYQYEIRDTFLAGMILYGDEVKSIKNNRVDYADSYVKIDGTDTAILYNFNIALYQKSNLNNIKHKLNRTIKLLLTKKEIIELKSYSQQKTFSIIPNKIYLKGGLIKIEICVARGKKKFDKRDDIKNKDLKRKMQRDYKLNV from the coding sequence ATGGAAAAATTCATATCAAAAAACAAAAAAATAGAATATCAATATGAAATCAGAGATACTTTTTTAGCTGGTATGATTTTATACGGTGATGAAGTCAAATCTATTAAAAATAATAGAGTAGATTATGCTGACTCATATGTAAAAATAGATGGAACCGATACGGCGATACTATACAATTTTAATATAGCCTTATATCAAAAATCTAATCTAAATAATATAAAACACAAACTCAACAGAACTATAAAATTATTACTTACAAAAAAAGAAATAATAGAATTAAAATCTTACTCTCAACAAAAAACATTCTCAATAATTCCAAACAAAATATATTTAAAGGGTGGACTTATAAAAATTGAAATATGTGTAGCTAGGGGTAAGAAAAAATTTGACAAAAGGGATGATATAAAAAACAAAGATCTAAAAAGAAAAATGCAAAGAGACTATAAATTGAATGTATAA